In Colletotrichum higginsianum IMI 349063 chromosome 1, whole genome shotgun sequence, the DNA window GAGGTGGTAGGGATGAGACGCTTTGTGCGAATCTGACTAGTGCTGAAACGGTAAGCGCAGTCAAAAAGCGCATCTGCCATCTCATTTCTTTATCCAATGAGACTGACCCCTGGAAAGTCTTTCTCGAACATGTCCCAGCATATGCCCTGGGGGAGTCAGCCCCTTTTGGTAACTCAAACTCCATACGACGTTCCAGAACCGTACACTCGGACTCGCTTCCCGTACTTCCACTCGGGAAACACTGGTCAGCTTGTAGAAATCCAACATTAGGCCTTTCTTGGAGGTGAATAGGCTTCCAACTTCAACCAGCTTGCTAAGTTGTATCGTTTTCCAAAGGAGATCATTCTATAGTAACGAAATTTACGTCCTGTGTCGATGCTTGCACCACTCAGCGGACGCTATGCACGTTTCGCCGCGGCAGGGATGGTATGAACAGGCTATACTGGGAATTCCACGCATAGTCCTTTCGTAGCCCGCTCGCACTTTGGAACTTACCTACATAGAATGAATGACTCGAGCCGCGCTCCCGGTATCTCCGGACGTGCCGTGACCGAGAAGCGCGCGCGTTGGTCTACTCGGTGCCAGTTAGCATTCATCCCGACAATGACTCGTGTTTCTTAATCAAAGAGCATTTGAGCCTCGGTATTTTCGCCAATTCTGTTGAACAATGGAATCCTACGTCCGCGGTTCTCCGTCATTTTATTAGAGTTCCATCCCCAGCCAGGGTAGCCGCCAGCCGACAGCAAAGTCTAAAGAGCTGCTGTTACCACTTCGTATCTCAGACCGCAACGCAAACCAGAAGTCCCCAGGGGTGCCATGGGTGTGGCTATGGCGCACCAGCCAGCATCTGCCCTGGACACTGTTGGCTACACGTGCGTGTCAAGTCATCCCAGAAGTCCGGTGCAATGCAACCGAAGCTCGGATCGTATTTGGTTCGGACGGTTTGGGCCTCCGATTGGCTCTTGAATCAGTTCAGAATCTCTCCAGACTTCGGACTTTGCAACTGTCCCTTTACTCACACGCAGGCAAGGTGACCACCcctattattattattattattattattatccATCATGACAGCTTTTCCATTGCTTAGAGACAGCGGGCATCTTTACAGTGATCTCTCAGCTCTGTAAAACAGGTACCATCCTTGAAGAGCTCCAATACAAAACAGGATGGAAATTTGCGAAATGTCCATTCTTTTGACTCGGTGGCCCTTCCTCGCAGCAACACAGGGGGTGGGGGGCTTTTGGTAATTCCCCCGGACATCGGGTCCACTTCTATATACCACAAACACGTTGAGCCCTGGCCCTTGACGATGCCAAGCATCGTGGGTGGTCTTCGTTGTGGGATGAGTGATGCCTTGGCTAAACCAACTCATCCCCATCCCGACTTGTCTCGGCTTGAGACGTCGGGAACAAGGACTTTGTGTGTTTGACCAAGTAGTTGCAAAGATTTTGAGTTTAAGTATAAGATAGTACACTGCCTCGTCAATTCCGAGAAAACCTAAAGTTGAACTGGAAGACCCTGAGACAACGGCCACGTATCGATGGCATGTAAATTGTATCCCGGTGCTGCTTGGCACCCATGGCGAAGAGCCTGGGAATGGTTTTCTGGCGGATATAAAGGGAACGAAGGCCAGGAGCAAGATGAGGAATAACAGGAGCTCGTTGACAACAGAAAAATCAACTTTGAtatcttcttcatctcttTTCGCCTTTCCACACTACGACAGGTCATAGTGAGGGCCTCAACGCAATCATGTCAGCCATTACGAAGTCTTTGAACGCACTAGCCCGCCACGGGGCACGGAAGCCGGCTCTCAATCAGGCTCGTCCTCTGGCCACAGTCACCGACTACAATGTCGCCAAGATGGCCGCCACAATGCCCCCAGGCCACAAGGCCAAGGTTGCACAGCTCGAGACCTTTACGTTGCCTGAGCGCGTCACCGGCAGCAAGGGTGATCGCGCCATGGGAAAAGCCCTCGTTGACGCTTGGCGCCGTGATGGTATCCTCCAGGTGTCCATGAATGACAAGCAACAAGCCATCTTCGACGAGGCTACAGCCGCCAGCAAGGCTTTCTTCGCCAAGCCCCACGAGGAAAAGGCCGCGTGCGTAGACTCCCAAAGTTACTCCGGCTACATCGCTTCCGGCGAGGAGATCACCGATGGCATTGCCGACTACTCGGAGATCTTCACTGTTACCAAGGACCTGGACATGTCCGAGCCTCGCGTTCGCGCGAAGTGGCCTTGCCATGGGCCTGCGCCTTGGCCCGACTATGATATGAAGCAGCCCATGACTACCTACATGGACTACCTCGGCGAGAGCGGAGAGAAGCTGCTCCAGCTGGCGGAACTAGGTCTCAACGTCCCTGCCGGCTCCCTCACAAACCTGACTGATGACGGCTGGCATCATATGCGCATCCTTAGGTGAGTGTTTTTCTGCGTCATCAAGCTCGCAAGTGATTGCCGAACGATCCCGTGCTGACAAAAGAACAGGTTTCCCCCTACACACAACACGAACGGCAAGGGTAAGGCGGGCCGTGGCATTGGCTCTCACACTGACTACGGTTTGTTGGTGATTGCTGCGCaggatgatgttggcggTAAGTTCAAGTCGGCTTCAACTCGTCATCACATGCACTAAGACTTGGGGAACAGGACTTTTCATTCGCCCTCCCTACGATGGTGAGCATTATGCCAACTGGGAGAAGAGCTCGGCAGGCTtgaaggaggacgacgagggctgGCACTACGTGCCTCCCGTTCCCAACGTCTTCACGGTCTTCCCCGGTGACATCATGCAATACATCACCAACTCCTACCTGCCCTCCACCCCTCACAAGGTCGGCTTGAACACCCGCGACCGCTTCGCCTTTGCCTACTTCCACGAGCCTAGCTTCCAGGCCGTCGCCAAGCCTCTCCCTGGCTACGACGTCGGCCAGTCTCCGCAGGAGGGCATCCACTACGGCACCCACTTCACAAACATGTTCTTGAGGAACTACCCGGAGAGGATCACCACCAAGAGAATGCATGCCGAGAACCGTCTCGCCCTCTTGCAAAAGGAGGAGCTCCGAACCTTGGGCTCCAAGCCCCCCGGCGTGGACAGAGTTCTGCCAAGCGCTGGACAACAGACTCCGCACGCTTCTTTGTAACGGATAAACATTttttttatatatattatagaGCAAAACAAGCCAGGTCGGAAAAAGCGAGATTGTTAGAACGGAAGAACAGCGACGGAAATACCAGATTGGACCATACACTTAGAGAGCGAGCTACGTTGCTATGCCATATCAAAAGCTTTTTACTTTGAAACTCTATCTATCAACATTCGTCCAAGCGCCCTTGTGCGCGCTTCCGTGTTTAGCCCACGTCTAATTAGTCTTGCTGGTTTAAGGTTGATTAAGTTGAGTTTCTGCTTTGGAAGCATCGGTGGAAAGACCTTTGTTCAATAGTCAAGGTTAGTTTTGAGTCTACATTGGACAGCACCCAATAACATTCAATATGGTCCTGCGTTGTGCTTCCGTCATGTCCCCACATCTCTACCCACCTGGCCACTCAACCTTCACCACGCCAGTTCTCAACTTCTTCCCCTCTTCTCACCACCGCGCGCCTACCATGATGGCGTCGGCAGCGGTCCGATTCGTCGCAGGCACCAAGAAATCTCCCTTGGGAACTCTGTATCTTCAATGCCACGTAAAGCCCGGCGCGTCAAGGGTTCGCGAGGGGGTCACGGCTGTGACTGAGGGGGCTGTGGAGATGTGCGTCGCTGCGCAAGCACGAGAAGGCGAGGCGAACAAGGCCGTCATCAAGCTGTTGAGCGaggtaaaaaaaaaaaagccccTTTCTGACTATATTGCCACTCCGGATCATTTCGTTCCAATTGCATTGCCACTAGAAGATGCTGAGATCCAGACGCAGGTCCTAGGACTTCCGAAGTCCGATTTAACCATCACCCAGGGACTGAAGTCTCGTGACAAAACCGTAGCTGTCAGCATCGTTCAAAATCCGACAGACGTTATGGCAAGGGTGACTGAACAGCTCCAAAAAGCTGCAAATGGAGGATAGCTCTCAAGCTTGGGGAATAAGCGGAGGGTGCCTACCTACGTCAACAAGGATGGCTAGTCGCGACATGACCAAGGTGTTGTAACGATGCCCCAATCCCTGATGGATTCAGTCATTTAAATGATTTATCAAAATTGTTTCCCTGCGTATATTTTGCTTGAGGACGTGTGGAATTCTATCGATCCCTCGACATTCATCAGTCGCTTGTGGTTGCATAGTCAACAGTCATGGATTATGTGCAATACGCCTCGGGCATTAGAACCCTCTACGACAAGCGTGGCTTAGCGACTTCTCAGGACATTCGGTCTCATAGCTTGGACTAAATGTGCCGAGAGCTCGCGTTCAATAGAAAATTCTGGGGGGTTCTCAGAGGAGCCAAGCTCGTCATCAGGGACCCGATATACAGCGTCTCGTTCAACACGACATGTGTAAGAAGAACAGTACAATCATCGATGCAAAGATCATCCGTCCTATTTTTTAGCGAAACCAACAACGCCGAGCACGCTTGGCTGAAGAGACAAGACAGGTAGGTCACCGGGAGTCAACGCGCTGTAGACGTCAATCCATTCGGGATTGGCTTTCGAAGGAAACTTACCTACGTCAAAGCCATAGCTGTGGCCATTGGCGACCAGGCAGTCAACTACCTTGTCCTCTGTGAACAGACTACCTAAAATCCCATCGACTAGAACTAATCAGGTCGATGTAAAAGCTTCGCATGCTGCGGTCGACGTTGTCTTTGGCATCGGCTCATCAATCTGGCTCGACTGGAATCTAACCTTTACGGAATTTTTAGTCCGACCAAGCGCTACAAGGTTGCTACCGTTTTCTCATCTCCAAGCTTGCTTTTTGAGTTGGTGGACCCGAAGAGAAGGGGTAGATGGGCTTACGGCGGTTTCACCGAACAGAAATTGTAGTTTGTCACCTGAGGCGAAGAACTTATGCTGCGGACAGAAGGGAAGGAATCGGGCGATCAAGTGAACACAAGGCTGTTATTGTcatgaagaaaaaaaaccccgCATCATGTTAGGTTTTTATGTCGTAGACTATGATGGAATCAACTACAATAAGAGAATGGTCCGCGATTGTGAACTGTCATCCTAGCCCGAAGGGACGAACGTGCCGTTGGCGCACTCGAACCCCAGCTTGGGGTTCAGATCAGGCATCGCGTTCATGCAGATGACTTTCGGCACCGTCTTGCTTTGGGGCTCGACCTTGATGTCCTTCGTGCGGAAGTTCTTGCAGGACTTCTCCGTGTTACActcgatgatgatggcttcCGAGTGCGTGAGGTTCCCGAGCCCGGCGTTGTACCAGCAAGGCTACAAAAGTCACTGTCAGCACAATTTTCTTTCTGCAAGGAAGACTCCGGAGGGATGTGGCTCACGTTGGTGGTGCACGACCCGTCCCCGGGGTTGTAGGTGTTGATGTTGCCCGAGAAGTGCTCCCAGGTGAAGTCCTCCATCATGACGGACGAGTTGTTGGGTCTTTCGCCGCTAACGCTGGCCTGATTGTAGTAGGTCTGCGTGACGAATATGGGAAACGTGACGTTGTCGACGCGGATATTGCTCCAGGTGATGTTCTTCGCCAGGCCCTTTGCCGCAGGTGAAAGTCAGCAAACAGCAACACTACCATCTTGTCAAGTGTACTGGGGCGATTCCTTACCTGTCCTCCGATCCAGCTCTTGAATCGGGCGGCGTAAAGACCGCCCCGTACGGTGACGTCCTCGAAACGGATGTTCTGCACGTCGGCCGGGGACGCGGGCTTGGAGCCCAGAGAGCCGACGCTCATGCCGTGCGTCTCGAACCCGATGGTCGCGTCCCGGAAGAGCACGTTCTTGGCGCCGTCGTTAATGGCAatggcgtcgtcgccgttgaagatgttgctgttggtgatggtgacatcggtggcgccgacgtcgaacCCGTCCGTGTTGAAGGGGAAGCTGCTGCTCTCGGACCGCGCGTCGATGACCGtgttggcgatggtgatgttCTTGCCCTTGATCGAGAAGTTCCAGCCGATGGGCTTCAGCGACTTCATGTTCCTCATCACGCCGTTCGTAACGCTGAACTGCATCAGGTGAGGCCGGTTGGGTGTACCGGCCTCACCGGGCTTGTTGAGATCCCACCAGGCCTGTCCATACGACTTGATCCAACCGGCGTCGGGCTGCGCACAATTCAGCGTGTGCAAACAAAAACACTCGTGGCCGAAAAGCAAACGGCCGATTCGGAGTCGAAAACCAAGGCAAAGgcgaagggggagggggagaggggaagcAACGTACCTCTGCCGAGCCGATCCATTTCACGTTGGTGCCACCGATCTGGAACCATGTGAGCGAGCCGCCCttgagctcgacgagcttctgCATTGCGGGGATGTCCTGCGGGAGGCTCAGGTTGCCGGCGACGGTGATGACGACGTTGGACAGCTtggtggcgacgacgggctcgaaTGCCTTGTATTCAACGCCCTCGCTGAAGACGATCTCAGCGTCGCTGGCGCACTTCACGAAcgcgtcggcgatggcggccgcGTCCGACGTTGAGTTGCCGGAGGAGGCGATGACGCATCTCTGGCCGCACGCGGCGGACGCAGACCCGGCGAGGCAGAGCGCCAGTGGCAGTAGATGGCGGTACAGCATGGCGACGGACTGAAGGATCGGATGTAGAGTGAGTAAGGAGGGACGAACGATGTCCGTTGTTGGGAGAGACCGGCGGGCTGCGAAGAGCTCTTAGCTGTCGACGCCAAGCCGGGGTTTATGAGCGCCAGAAAGCTTCGCCCGAGCCGAGCCCCTCTTTCAGGGGAGGTTGCAAGAAGACCATCGGTCCCCCGGGAGAGTGCGTATCGAGTCGCCCATGTCTAGTGGGCAGTTTGAATCATCCGGGATGATATGGGCTGCGGAGATGAGGCTAGTATCACgtagaagagggaggggcacTGGGGGAAGACCAAGAGCCTCCGCTGAGAAGATAAAACGAGCCGCCGCATCAGACGAAACACAGGACATGATTGGATGGAAATTGATTTCCCCGTTTTCGCGTCCCTGATTTTGCAAGGAGATGGCAGATCTGAGTTCACCCCGCGTGTGGGCTTTTTGCGCTTGACTAGGATCAGGGCCGGATAACCGGCATCTTCCTTCCCCTGCGGCTCATCTCAGAGGACTTCAGCAACCAGCACAGATAAATGATCGAGCTGCGAAGAACAGCAGAAGAAAGTCAACCCAGGGGACATTGGAAAGAAGTGCCGAGGGGCCCCCCGAGAATCACCGATCACATCTCCCTTGCTGAGCCTTCCTTGttcgcggcggcgatgatgcttTGTTGGAATAGACACCGAGCTTCCTTGGATTCGAATTTGTCCATCGAGAGTCTGCCAAATGCCATGTCTAATTCTCAGCAAACCTTCCCGCTTCGGTTTGTTTCTTGTTCGTACGGGTGTGGCGCGAGTCAGAATGCCTCCCTTTCCTCGCTCGTGCGGTCCAGTCGGGTGGAACTGATCAGCGAAAATGGGTTTACAAAGCAGGCCCAGGACATATCTTCCGAGTCGCGGCGACCAGTGAGTTCTTTACTTATGATCTGTTGACTCCTTTTTTTCCGGCGAAACATCGACGAGCAGTTAGATGTCGTTTAGTCTCGATGGAAACAAACGACGTCGCAGCCGACGGCGAGCCAAGCCGGAGATCTGGGTCCGGATCGTCAAGCCCAGGCTCCCGGACTATCCGGGCTTGGCATGCCCCACTCGCTCCGGTGTCCGAGTCTGCGGCAGGAGTATGTTGTCCTACGCTTTTGCGTCGATGAAGCAGACGGTCTTTATGATGCCATGGCGATCTCTCACTCTTCCAACCGCCATTCAGGTGCCCATTGAGCCGAGCGTTTCACTTGTCACGTTGCGTAATGTTTGTTGATTCAACCGGATTCAGGGGCAGATTCGTTGGATTTCGATGGCGGGTATCATACAAAATGCGACATTTCACTCCTCGTCCTGCTTCAACATCTCCCTGGGAAGCTGCCTCGGTTGGGGGCCCCTTTGCTGCTCcagcttcctcctctcccacgGCTTCAGCTTCGTCTCCTCAGCCGGCCCGTCCACCTCCTTGGCCCACTTGACCCAATCAGACCGCCTCGACTTCCACATGTCTCCCTTCCACGTCCGCCACACGCTGCGCCCCGTCCAGGAGTCGCGCAGCGTCCGCTCGTGCTCCGCGAGTGTCGAGATAATCGTCTGCTTGACGTGGAACGGGATCGAGCGGTCCTTGCCGCGCGACGGCacctcgatgatggcgttgacgacgTTGTGGCCGAACTGGGACTGCGCCAGCTCCGCGACGTGCGGcgcgagggcgccgacgagggtCTTGTGGAAAAACTCGTTCTGGGGGGCCGCGGGGCTGGCGAGGGCCGTCGTCAGGaccgtcatcgacgccatcgccgtgGTGGCGAGCTTGACGAGAAGATCGGCgggcacggcggcgagggactTCTGTGCCACCTTGGTGGGGTTGCCGGGCGTCTTGAGCATGGTCGACACGAGATGGCACccgtgggcggcgacggcggtctTGTTCTGGGGCGACTGCTGGAACTTTTCCTTGTCGGCGgactcgtcctcgaccaggTGACACAACTTCGGGACCAGGTCCTTTGGGTTGGAGCCCAACGCGTCAGTCAGCGCCCTGGTGAGGGCGCTCTTCTCTTCGTAGGCCCCGCGGGCCTCGCATCGCTCGAACAACGTCTTGAGGACGTTGTAGCGCGCCTTGGTCACCAAGAGGGGCACGGCGGGAATGATTTTCTTGACGGCTTCTACTAGGTCGTCCTTGCTGACGCGGTTCAGGACGCGGAGGGCGGGGTAAGATGCGATGTCGTTGCGGACGTAAGTCGCGATGCGCTCGCCGAAAAAGTTGTGAGAGAGCGCCTTGAAGATCTTGCCGGGGCAGTTCGTGATGAGGGTCTCGAGAAGGCGGGATCCGATCTGGTCGTAGACCATACTGTTGACAAAATCCGCCGCTTGCGAGGTCTCGTCGCTGAGAGACGCAGGGGCGTCGGGCAGCAGCCTGTACAGCAAGGAGTCCttgctcgacgccgccgccgacgccttGTCAGTCTTGTGGTTCAGGGAGATGTCGAGCTCCAATAGAAGTTGGAGGAGAGGGTTGCCGGTGGGATGCTTGGCAAGGACGCGGAGGGCAGTGAAGTccatgccggcgacggcgtcctggATGATCTTCTTGGTGGCCAGGGTGAAGGACTCCGGGACGGCGCGCAGCTGGTGGGTGAGCTCATCCGAGGCACCGGTGGCTCCCTGGACGGAGAtgtactccttcttcttgctcttcaGAAGGGACTTTGCGGCCGAGTCGTCCAACGGGCGGCCCGAGAGAACGATCAGGAGCACACGCAGCGTGTGTGATCCGAACCGATCTGTGAGGAGAAAGCCCATGTGTTGCTCGAACTCGTCCAGGGTCATAAGGAAGAGGTTCTCCATGGTGTTGTCCGGTtcggcgccctcctcgagctccatctcatcgtcggcctcgggtTCAGgcacgatgccgccgagctcTTGTGTCACGATCGGCGCGGATTCGAGAAACAGCTTTTCGCAGCAATGGCTGGCGAATCGGTGCTGGACGAGCGACAGGAAGTGGCCGGCGAAGGCGTTGAAGATCTGCTTCTTCTGTTTCGTGTTGGAGAGGAGAATCAGGCGCTCCATGAGGCGCGACAGCGATTGACTGCTGGCCAGCTTCAACTCCTTGCCGCGGGCCTCCTTGTAGACGTTTTGCAGGAAGACGTGGCGCTCctcgggggaggggaactGGTTCAGttcgagcagctcgtcggcgcggcggaaGTATTCCTGCTCTTCGTCTGCGAGCATTCCAAAGAACTCCTTTTCCGGGCCGTTGCCGTGGAAAGACTGCTGGTggtcgccggcatcgtcgtaTGTTTGATGTTCGGCGTCttggtcctggtcctggtctTCCTCATCCCCAACCCGTCTGCGCTTCGATTGGCGTTCGTCGTCGATTGCATCAGGGTTCTCTTCGTGAgtttccctcctcttcttcttgcgctcATCGCGAATGGCTTGTCGTTTCGttctcggcttcggcatTGTGGCGGGCTGGCTTTTGAATGGGTGCAGGGTGTAAGTTGGGTTGCTGAGGAACAAGGCGGTGGATTCGTCGCATTGAAGGGTGCTGCACTCTGTCGCCGAAAAAAACTTTTGCTTATCTTATCGCTCAATCTTATCATACATACCCCACCCATCCCCGTCATTGGCCATGATATGATCCCCCTCTGTAATTATTGCAAGAGGTCTCGTTCACTGTGTGTATCTGTGTATCGGCCGTTCCATATGGAAGCAAtttggtttttttcttcttgaaCTTGAACTTGAAATACATTGTCATATTGCTTTTGAGGTGTCCAATCTTATCCTACGGATTGGGTGTCGGAGAGCCCCCGGCCGCCCGTATAAGTCTCTTCACCTCGAGTCAGTCATCCCGCGTCAGTGACTCCCGATGTATATGCATCTCTATCTCTATCGGCCTATATATATTTCTATCCAAAATCCGGTGCTCCCATCATCTGTATCATCAAAAGCGCAAGCACAGCCGGCATTCTACACGACGACCTCCTTCCCTACCTCCTCCAATGCCTTGACTAGCCCCTCGACGGTTCCTCTGAGGGTCTGGCAGTTAACGACCACGCGGAAGAAGCTGCCCTGTTCGCCTGGGGCATAGTCAACCATGAAACCACGCTCGATGAGTTTCGAAACCATCTGGCTGGTACGCCTCGTGTTCGTCTCGGCATCCTTCGCGAGCTGGCCGTTGGGCGCGTAGTAGAAGCAGACCTGCAGGCAGGGCGGCGGGTTTGACGAGACCAAGACGAAGTCGCTGCTCTGCTCGACCAGCGTCGCGAGGTGCtcggccaaggagaaggcgTGATCGATCTGTCGCTCGAAtccgccggcgccatggTAGATCCAGGCCAGGGCCAGCTTGAGGCTGTCGCCCCTGCGGCCGCACTGGAGGGTCAGGTCGGCCAGATCCCACACGTCCTCAGTCTCGTCCACGTTGTGGAACAGGTAGCCTGCCGGCAGGGTGTTGGCCTTGTGGAACACCTTCTCGTCCGGCGTGAGGAGGAATGAGCACGTTACCGGCACGTTCATCATCTTGTGCGGGTTGACCGTCAGCGAGTCGGCCAGGTGGGAGCCCTTCATCTTCGCTCTTTGCTTCTCGGAGAAGATGACCGACCCTCCCCAGCTTGCGTCGATGTGGAACCACAGGCCGAACTCTTTGCAGATGGCCGAGATCTCCTCAAACGGGTCATAGGAGCCCATGACCGTCGTCCCGGCAGTGGAATTGACGTACAGGGGCGTCTTGCCTTCCGCCTTGGCGCGGACGACAAGCTCACGGAGGGCTTCGGGGATCATGCGCCCGGCGGAGTCGACCGGTACGGCCCAGACGCTCGACGCGCGAAGTCCGCAGGTCAGGGCGCTCTTTTCGACGGAGTAGTGGCCGTGTGCGCTGGTAAAGATGACGAAGTCGTGCGAGTCGTTGCCCGAGGTTTTGGTCTCGGGGTAGAGGGCGCTGCGAGCGACAACGAGGGATGTCAGGTTGGACGAACTCCCGCCTTGACAGGTGACTCCTCCCGCCCGGGGTCCCGTGAAGCCGAACAGGTTGGCAAATTTTCTAGCCGTGATCTTTTCAATGATGCTCAACGCCGGCGAGACTTGATAAACGTGAAGCTACTCAAGTTTAGCGATGAACGAATGACTCTGTAAAGATGGCGGGACAGCTTACGTTCGTGTTGAGGACGGACAAGAGAAGGTCAGAGACGACACCAACCTGGGCAAGTCAGTCCGGCACCCGACGAGTTAGGCGGCAGTGACATACCGGAGTGTTGCTAGCATATAACTTGTCCATGAAGCCCTGGTCCCAGGTGTTCACGCTGTAGCTCAAAATCTTGCGCATCACGTCGAGCAGgccctccttgccgaggccgtcgccctccgGCAGGGACAGCTtcagcttctcggccagcgcctccGGCTTGTGCGTGTCGACCAGAACGTTGCGCGGGACTCCCTCGATGTCGACCGAGGTGTTTCCACCGGCTTTTTGaccggcggcctcgtcggccactCTGATGTAAGGGACAATCAGACCCTTGACAGCTTCGAGCAACTACAAGCAGGGGGTGCTGTGTCAGTGGTAGGGAGGCGGGGGTTTTGCTATCCGAAGTGGGATGTGTAACCCACTTGCAACCGCCGGGGATACTTACATCCTCGACCTCTTCGGCTCTCCTGAGAGTCGGCGGGGCAGCATAGTGGCCGTTGGTGCCATTTGTGCCGTTCATGATGGCTTTGAAGAAGATGGATTGGAGTTCCCACCGAAAATAAGTGAAAGTTCTCTTCAAAAAAAGAGCAAAAGTCGGGGACAAATTAAGCTTTagtggaaaagaaaagagagggaaaaatCGTTAACACGCTGTTATTAGCACAGACCGTCGTTTGTCGCGAAGCTGGACTGAGATTCCCCGGTCTTGTCCACTGATATTGATTCCCGATGAGTCAggtaaaaaaacaaaacaaaaaataaaaaagaaTCCATGGGAGAAAATCTTCAACGGCCGGGCCGCGCTGGgttcctcttcccctccccacccccgATGACGGCACGTCGGAGCAAAGTGGCGCGAAAGAAAACCCCGGTTGGGATTTTAGCCGcactcgccgccgagccggATTTCATAATCAGAGGGACCCATTCCGCCTTCCTTTGCATTTGCATTGCAACGCGGCCACTTTGTTGGGTTGGTTGTCACTCGTCAGTCATGAGTGGGGTTCCCGTCAACTACACGCATGGTGCAGAGCGGCCGTCGTTCGCCGTCTTCCGAAGTCCTTCTCTTCTGGTGCGGCACGGGCCTAAGGGCCGCTCACAAGATAACAAATACTATGGCGGATATGAGTGGGAGCGGAAGAGAGtgaccccctcccccccagtTGAGCCGTCCCAAGCCGTCGGGTCCGCGATGCCGTACGGCGTTGACGGGCCCGGGATGACGGTCAGCCTGTTGCCTAGGCGCCTACCAAAGTTCCCGGAACCTGGCGGAGCATACAGCAGCTCTACGTCTGCCCTAGGCGGGAGGGCATATGTTTCGTCTCGAGAATCCAAGGGATTGGCCGACATGTCCGTCCATGATCAGGTCATGCGTGTAATGGGAACCAaacgaagaaaaaagaaaaagaaagattttttttttttgaacGGGCGGTATGACAGCGCCAAACCCGACTGACGCTGCGAGGCAGTTCGCCGCAGCAAACGCCGCTTGCACCGCATGTTTTCGAGCCCGTCTTCCAGTCTTGCGGGACCGCTCGCAGGCTTGTAGACCCTACGTCCCTGGAGCATTCAAGCCGTGAGACCTAGGAGATTATCACATGGGGCGGTACAAACTCTTCCTGATTGGCCGGCGATTTCCATTATTGTCGAA includes these proteins:
- a CDS encoding 2OG-Fe(II) oxygenase — encoded protein: MSAITKSLNALARHGARKPALNQARPLATVTDYNVAKMAATMPPGHKAKVAQLETFTLPERVTGSKGDRAMGKALVDAWRRDGILQVSMNDKQQAIFDEATAASKAFFAKPHEEKAACVDSQSYSGYIASGEEITDGIADYSEIFTVTKDLDMSEPRVRAKWPCHGPAPWPDYDMKQPMTTYMDYLGESGEKLLQLAELGLNVPAGSLTNLTDDGWHHMRILRFPPTHNTNGKGKAGRGIGSHTDYGLLVIAAQDDVGGLFIRPPYDGEHYANWEKSSAGLKEDDEGWHYVPPVPNVFTVFPGDIMQYITNSYLPSTPHKVGLNTRDRFAFAYFHEPSFQAVAKPLPGYDVGQSPQEGIHYGTHFTNMFLRNYPERITTKRMHAENRLALLQKEELRTLGSKPPGVDRVLPSAGQQTPHASL
- a CDS encoding Duf167 domain protein yields the protein MVLRCASVMSPHLYPPGHSTFTTPVLNFFPSSHHRAPTMMASAAVRFVAGTKKSPLGTLYLQCHVKPGASRVREGVTAVTEGAVEMCVAAQAREGEANKAVIKLLSEVKKKKPLSDYIATPDHFVPIALPLEDAEIQTQVLGLPKSDLTITQGLKSRDKTVAVSIVQNPTDVMARVTEQLQKAANGG
- a CDS encoding Glycosyl hydrolase family 28, which codes for MLYRHLLPLALCLAGSASAACGQRCVIASSGNSTSDAAAIADAFVKCASDAEIVFSEGVEYKAFEPVVATKLSNVVITVAGNLSLPQDIPAMQKLVELKGGSLTWFQIGGTNVKWIGSAEPDAGWIKSYGQAWWDLNKPGEAGTPNRPHLMQFSVTNGVMRNMKSLKPIGWNFSIKGKNITIANTVIDARSESSSFPFNTDGFDVGATDVTITNSNIFNGDDAIAINDGAKNVLFRDATIGFETHGMSVGSLGSKPASPADVQNIRFEDVTVRGGLYAARFKSWIGGQGLAKNITWSNIRVDNVTFPIFVTQTYYNQASVSGERPNNSSVMMEDFTWEHFSGNINTYNPGDGSCTTNPCWYNAGLGNLTHSEAIIIECNTEKSCKNFRTKDIKVEPQSKTVPKVICMNAMPDLNPKLGFECANGTFVPSG
- a CDS encoding pumilio-family RNA binding repeat domain-containing protein — translated: MPKPRTKRQAIRDERKKKRRETHEENPDAIDDERQSKRRRVGDEEDQDQDQDAEHQTYDDAGDHQQSFHGNGPEKEFFGMLADEEQEYFRRADELLELNQFPSPEERHVFLQNVYKEARGKELKLASSQSLSRLMERLILLSNTKQKKQIFNAFAGHFLSLVQHRFASHCCEKLFLESAPIVTQELGGIVPEPEADDEMELEEGAEPDNTMENLFLMTLDEFEQHMGFLLTDRFGSHTLRVLLIVLSGRPLDDSAAKSLLKSKKKEYISVQGATGASDELTHQLRAVPESFTLATKKIIQDAVAGMDFTALRVLAKHPTGNPLLQLLLELDISLNHKTDKASAAASSKDSLLYRLLPDAPASLSDETSQAADFVNSMVYDQIGSRLLETLITNCPGKIFKALSHNFFGERIATYVRNDIASYPALRVLNRVSKDDLVEAVKKIIPAVPLLVTKARYNVLKTLFERCEARGAYEEKSALTRALTDALGSNPKDLVPKLCHLVEDESADKEKFQQSPQNKTAVAAHGCHLVSTMLKTPGNPTKVAQKSLAAVPADLLVKLATTAMASMTVLTTALASPAAPQNEFFHKTLVGALAPHVAELAQSQFGHNVVNAIIEVPSRGKDRSIPFHVKQTIISTLAEHERTLRDSWTGRSVWRTWKGDMWKSRRSDWVKWAKEVDGPAEETKLKPWERRKLEQQRGPQPRQLPREMLKQDEE
- a CDS encoding Glutamate decarboxylase; amino-acid sequence: MNGTNGTNGHYAAPPTLRRAEEVEDLLEAVKGLIVPYIRVADEAAGQKAGGNTSVDIEGVPRNVLVDTHKPEALAEKLKLSLPEGDGLGKEGLLDVMRKILSYSVNTWDQGFMDKLYASNTPVGVVSDLLLSVLNTNLHVYQVSPALSIIEKITARKFANLFGFTGPRAGGVTCQGGSSSNLTSLVVARSALYPETKTSGNDSHDFVIFTSAHGHYSVEKSALTCGLRASSVWAVPVDSAGRMIPEALRELVVRAKAEGKTPLYVNSTAGTTVMGSYDPFEEISAICKEFGLWFHIDASWGGSVIFSEKQRAKMKGSHLADSLTVNPHKMMNVPVTCSFLLTPDEKVFHKANTLPAGYLFHNVDETEDVWDLADLTLQCGRRGDSLKLALAWIYHGAGGFERQIDHAFSLAEHLATLVEQSSDFVLVSSNPPPCLQVCFYYAPNGQLAKDAETNTRRTSQMVSKLIERGFMVDYAPGEQGSFFRVVVNCQTLRGTVEGLVKALEEVGKEVVV